In Pongo abelii isolate AG06213 chromosome 5, NHGRI_mPonAbe1-v2.0_pri, whole genome shotgun sequence, a single genomic region encodes these proteins:
- the POPDC3 gene encoding popeye domain-containing protein 3: MERNSSLWKNLIDEHPVCTTWKQEAEGAIYHLASILFVVGFMGGSGFFGLLYVFSLLGLGFLCSAVWAWVDVCAADIFSWNFVLFVICFMQFVHIAYQVRSITFAREFQVLYSSLFQPLGISLTVFRTIALSSEVVTLEKEHCYAMQGKTSIDKLSLLVSGRIRVTVDGEFLHYIFPLQFLDSPEWDSLRPTEEGIFQVTLTAETDCRYVSWRRKKLYLLFAQHRYISRLFSVLIGSDIADKLYALNDRVYIGKRYHYDIRLPNFYQMSSPEIRRSPLTQHFRNSRRYCDK; this comes from the exons ATGGAAAGAAATTCAAGTTTATGGAAGAACCTAATAGATGAACACCCAGTCTGCACAACCTGGAAGCAAGAGGCCGAAGGAGCCATTTATCatcttgccagtattttatttgtagtagGTTTCATGGGTGGCAGTGGATTCTTTGGGCTCCTTTATGTCTTCAGTTTGCTGGGGTTGGGTTTTCTCTGTTCTGCTGTCTGGGCTTGGGTAGATGTCTGTGCAGCCGACATATTTTCCTGGAATTTTGTACTGTTTGTCATCTGCTTCATGCAATTTGTTCATATTGCATATCAAGTTCGCAGCATAACCTTTGCCCGAGAATTCCAAGTGTTGTACAGCTCCCTTTTCCAGCCCCTGGGGATCTCTTTGACTGTCTTCAGAACGATTGCTTTGAGCTCTGAAGTGGTTACTTTGGAAAAGGAACACTGTTATGCCATGCAGGGGAAAACTTCCATTGATAAACTCTCCTTGCTTGTTTCAGGAAG GATCAGAGTGACAGTTGATGGCGAATTTCTGCATTACATTTTCCCCCTTCAGTTCCTGGATTCTCCTGAGTGGGATTCACTGAGACCCACAGAGGAAGGCATTTTTCAG GTAACCCTCACTGCAGAAACTGATTGTCGATATGTGTCTTGGAGGAGAAAGAAATTGTATCTGCTCTTTGCTCAGCATCGTTATATCTCCCGCCTGTTTTCAGTGCTAATTGGCAGTGACATTGCAGATAAACTCTATGCCTTGAATGACAGGGTATATATAGGAAAAAGATATCACTATGATATTCGGCTACCCAACTTCTATCAAATGTCAAGTCCAGAAATACGCAGATCACCCCTGACACAGCATTTTCGGAATTCCAGACGATACTGTGATAAATGA